The sequence below is a genomic window from Bacillota bacterium.
ACATGCTATCATCTTCAAGAAGTTCCGTGTTTTCTGCGGTAGGTAATACTTCTGGGGGATGTATGGGCAACGGGATACCAAACTTTTTTGTCTCTGCCTCTAACATTTTAGCTTGCTTTTTCAGGGTTCCTTGTAAACCCTTCTCCAACAACAACTTGAAATCTCCGTCATTTGCAAAAGCATACCATATCTGGGTTTGCCTGATATTATCATATCTATAGGTTAAGAGATCCCAAATGTGAAATGCTTCTGCACAGCTTATCTTTTCGCTGGAGTCTTTTGGGGTATGTGGATAAAGAGGGGGAGTACCTATCCATCCTTTTAATTTAACATATCTGAAAAGGTCATCAGTTCGATCAGAAACTTCGTGTGCCATGTTTATTAGTGTTTTTCGAATGTGATCGTTGGTAGTACACTTTCTAATACCCTGAAAAACCATTTCAATACTTTCTTGAGAGTAAATAATCATGTTGGCACCAATATATTGGTCGCGGACTAGTTCAGAATTAACGGATGTGCGTACATCGGTTATATGAGAGTCGGGACCTTTGACTCCGTATTTCTGGGCCAACTGTTCCAGTGTTTTAATATGCTTATTTAAGCTTTGACTAAACCTTTC
It includes:
- a CDS encoding DUF3231 family protein, giving the protein MFPFLKGKSAGHKRSYIDTSEAYNVWDILKGAYAAHERAAVWQNFAHDTDLKYVLERFSQSLNKHIKTLEQLAQKYGVKGPDSHITDVRTSVNSELVRDQYIGANMIIYSQESIEMVFQGIRKCTTNDHIRKTLINMAHEVSDRTDDLFRYVKLKGWIGTPPLYPHTPKDSSEKISCAEAFHIWDLLTYRYDNIRQTQIWYAFANDGDFKLLLEKGLQGTLKKQAKMLEAETKKFGIPLPIHPPEVLPTAENTELLEDDSMYRNLLMGVQGAAMMHIVALKQSIVNDRIRKMFKQLLFEEFDVLDKLVMYGKSKGWLNPTPNYSSIK